The Dendrosporobacter quercicolus genome window below encodes:
- a CDS encoding secretin N-terminal domain-containing protein — translation MMARKTGLLLLIITLLLTSASAAGSLVNMNVTNGEVRDVLTALAAVGGVSIVADDTVSGKITVRLNAVPFATALDIVTKTKGLSYQRLGDIIIVGSPEQLQRGFGEIAIFRLQYAEAAEAAGLLGVVLARQPASAGAALSHRLKVDAATNSLIFSGTPGETDQIRQVLAAIDIPCQQVVLEAQVLAINRDAAKSLGVEWEWSKGPNYPDYSKQDDGSWRVERKTTADNDNIPGIIQFGRTPEGFSYEMYYQFKINALVTEGKASVLAKPKIMTINGREAVINIGGELPVSVTTITDHATTASVEYKNAGIILKYTPRVNADGYITATVHTEVSSPAYVPELKAYKFNKRSASTEVRLKDGETMVIGGLIGKDEFSSMRKVPLLGDLPVIGALFRSVGNSQNESEVVIFLTAHIVK, via the coding sequence ATGATGGCAAGAAAGACGGGCTTACTGCTGCTGATTATTACACTGCTGCTGACTTCGGCGTCAGCAGCCGGTTCCCTGGTGAATATGAATGTAACCAATGGCGAGGTGCGGGATGTACTGACCGCTTTGGCTGCTGTCGGCGGCGTCAGCATTGTGGCTGATGATACGGTAAGCGGTAAAATCACCGTCCGGCTGAATGCTGTTCCCTTTGCCACAGCGCTGGATATTGTCACGAAAACCAAAGGCCTCAGCTATCAGCGCTTAGGCGATATCATCATTGTCGGCAGCCCGGAACAGCTGCAGCGCGGCTTTGGTGAAATTGCCATCTTCCGGCTGCAGTATGCTGAGGCTGCCGAGGCAGCGGGGCTGCTGGGCGTGGTGCTGGCCCGTCAGCCCGCCTCCGCCGGGGCGGCGCTTTCCCACCGGTTAAAGGTGGATGCGGCGACCAATTCTCTCATCTTTTCAGGTACGCCGGGCGAAACGGATCAGATTCGCCAGGTACTGGCCGCCATTGACATTCCCTGCCAGCAGGTTGTGCTGGAGGCCCAGGTTTTAGCAATCAATCGTGATGCTGCGAAAAGTCTGGGCGTGGAATGGGAATGGTCGAAGGGACCCAATTACCCGGACTACAGCAAACAGGATGACGGCTCCTGGAGGGTTGAGCGAAAAACAACGGCCGACAATGATAACATACCGGGAATCATTCAGTTTGGCCGTACGCCGGAGGGTTTTTCTTATGAAATGTACTATCAATTTAAGATTAATGCCCTGGTGACTGAGGGTAAGGCCAGTGTTTTGGCTAAACCGAAGATTATGACAATCAACGGCCGTGAAGCGGTGATCAATATCGGCGGCGAGCTGCCGGTGTCGGTAACGACAATTACCGATCATGCCACAACTGCGTCCGTTGAGTACAAGAATGCCGGAATTATCTTAAAGTATACGCCGCGGGTCAATGCTGACGGATATATCACCGCGACTGTACATACGGAGGTCAGCTCACCGGCCTATGTTCCTGAGTTAAAGGCTTATAAATTCAACAAGCGTTCCGCCAGCACCGAAGTACGGCTTAAGGATGGAGAGACAATGGTGATCGGCGGGCTGATCGGCAAAGATGAATTTTCATCAATGCGCAAGGTCCCGTTGTTAGGTGATCTGCCGGTGATTGGAGCATTGTTCCGCAGTGTTGGCAATTCGCAGAACGAATCGGAAGTGGTCATTTTCTTAACAGCGCACATCGTGAAATAA
- a CDS encoding CsgG/HfaB family protein: protein MKTARICTLSMILFFVFCVSQVINPLAAEAAKKRIGVVSFENASQVSDYTMGRGISDILIAELVQNKNYEVVERNRLDALLKEQVRGASGIIDGQSAAQIGKLLGLDYLVTGTIVEAGVEQDFFSTKAKVVVSVRMIDAQTGTIIFADQTVGKKSAAFSGNNSNPRLDPSVFTAAARRAIEAIAFKINEINPLEGIVILVQGDKVMIDLGREHGVEAGQTYLIMREGNPIYHPLTGALVAIEKTDLASFTITGAEATTATGKLKESAAKAIKPGDKVRRIK from the coding sequence ATGAAGACAGCACGTATTTGCACTCTATCCATGATTTTATTTTTCGTATTCTGCGTATCACAAGTGATCAATCCCCTGGCTGCAGAAGCTGCAAAAAAACGTATTGGAGTAGTGTCTTTCGAAAACGCCTCACAAGTTTCCGATTATACGATGGGACGGGGCATATCGGATATTCTGATTGCTGAACTTGTACAAAACAAAAACTATGAAGTAGTAGAAAGAAACAGGCTGGATGCACTTTTGAAGGAACAAGTACGCGGCGCCAGCGGTATTATTGATGGACAATCAGCTGCACAGATTGGCAAGCTGTTAGGATTAGACTACCTGGTAACCGGCACTATAGTGGAAGCAGGCGTTGAGCAGGATTTTTTTTCAACTAAAGCCAAAGTCGTAGTATCGGTACGAATGATCGACGCCCAAACCGGAACGATAATTTTCGCCGATCAGACAGTAGGCAAAAAATCGGCCGCCTTTTCGGGGAATAACAGCAATCCCCGCTTGGATCCTTCTGTATTTACGGCAGCGGCTCGCAGAGCCATTGAGGCAATTGCCTTTAAAATAAATGAGATTAATCCGTTAGAAGGCATAGTAATCTTAGTCCAGGGCGATAAAGTAATGATTGATCTTGGCCGTGAGCATGGTGTGGAAGCCGGTCAAACCTACCTCATCATGCGTGAAGGAAATCCCATCTACCACCCGCTTACCGGTGCTCTTGTGGCGATAGAAAAAACTGATCTGGCTTCATTTACGATCACCGGCGCCGAAGCAACTACTGCGACAGGGAAACTTAAAGAATCGGCAGCGAAAGCCATAAAACCGGGAGATAAAGTAAGAAGAATCAAATAA
- the rfbD gene encoding dTDP-4-dehydrorhamnose reductase produces MRILVTGANGQLGREVARQAGDHELVLADRRRLDIADETAVRALLREIKPQAVIHCAAYTNVDGAESDADGAFRVNAAGARNIAAGCLEQQARMVYVSTDYVFDGQTAAAYREFDPVNPQTVYGRTKFQGEQLVRQILGRHYIVRTAWLYGDGGNFVRTMLKLAEECQELRVVADQTGTPTSTVDLARVIYQLLASDAYGTYHATCQGHCTWYEFACEIFKQSGKKVRVTPVASGEFPRPAKRPAYSVLDNYLLRMTLGDPMRQWQAALQEYLTLV; encoded by the coding sequence ATGCGAATATTGGTAACAGGAGCTAACGGTCAACTGGGCCGGGAGGTTGCCCGGCAGGCGGGTGACCATGAGCTGGTGCTGGCCGACCGCCGCCGCCTGGATATTGCCGATGAAACGGCGGTGCGGGCGTTACTGCGGGAGATAAAGCCGCAGGCGGTCATTCATTGTGCGGCTTATACCAACGTGGACGGAGCGGAGAGTGATGCCGACGGTGCTTTCCGGGTGAATGCCGCCGGTGCGAGGAATATCGCCGCCGGGTGTCTGGAGCAGCAGGCCCGGATGGTCTATGTCAGTACCGATTACGTGTTTGACGGTCAAACGGCGGCTGCCTACCGGGAGTTTGACCCGGTCAATCCGCAGACGGTGTATGGCCGAACCAAATTTCAGGGCGAACAGCTGGTGCGGCAGATCCTGGGGCGGCACTATATTGTGCGCACCGCCTGGCTGTATGGCGACGGCGGCAATTTCGTCCGGACGATGCTAAAGCTGGCTGAAGAGTGCCAGGAACTGCGGGTGGTTGCTGACCAGACCGGGACGCCTACTTCGACGGTTGATCTGGCCAGGGTGATTTATCAACTGCTGGCCAGCGATGCTTACGGGACCTATCACGCGACTTGCCAGGGACACTGTACCTGGTACGAATTTGCCTGCGAAATCTTTAAACAGTCCGGCAAGAAAGTCCGGGTAACGCCGGTCGCCAGCGGGGAGTTTCCCCGTCCGGCCAAACGGCCGGCCTATTCGGTACTGGACAACTATCTGCTGAGAATGACCCTTGGCGACCCGATGCGCCAGTGGCAGGCCGCGCTGCAGGAATATTTAACGCTGGTCTGA
- a CDS encoding glucose-6-phosphate isomerase, whose protein sequence is MDKNKAKVVLDSGITFDYTNLYGDTKVTDADLADVAAKLARSHQAVAEMRLNGEVRGHVSKDGSPEKVLFTELPYVKTGNLNSPESINRLKQFGQTVRNQVDAVISFGIGGSYLGNKVLFDVHCGEFWNSKSTEARRGYPKLYFSGNNIDPRRTTEIIEQLQADAACSLYDLTTRPYRVMLIVISKSGATLDTMAAFMVIYEALQQLPQISVEVVAVTGPAAGGAPSLLGRLAAEYDWPAFQVPDGVGGRFSVFSEVGLITAACIGFDIDQFLAGARSMDEACQSGELWRNPALLNAALKYISAVKYGRSCEVFMPYADYLKSVAEWYVQLLAESLGKRFDKDGGLKFYGRTPVVAVGTTDMHAQTQLHQDGPRDKVIQFVAIGEWNNDPVIPDAFPKAAGLSALAGIGMSAALEVARSANAEALARDCRFNATIVLPRLSAFYLGQLLYMLALSVAYEGELANVDAFDQPGVEAYKRLMGPSLKQLKLTSKR, encoded by the coding sequence ATGGATAAGAATAAGGCCAAAGTTGTGCTGGATTCGGGAATTACCTTCGATTATACCAATCTGTATGGCGATACCAAGGTAACCGATGCCGATCTGGCTGATGTAGCGGCGAAACTGGCCAGGTCTCATCAGGCTGTGGCTGAGATGCGGCTGAATGGCGAAGTGCGGGGCCATGTATCAAAAGACGGCAGTCCGGAAAAGGTCTTATTTACCGAGCTGCCCTATGTGAAGACCGGCAACCTGAATTCACCGGAATCGATCAACCGCTTAAAGCAGTTTGGCCAAACGGTGCGCAACCAGGTGGATGCGGTGATCTCTTTTGGTATTGGCGGTTCTTATCTCGGCAACAAGGTATTGTTTGATGTTCATTGCGGCGAGTTTTGGAACAGCAAAAGCACTGAGGCCCGTCGGGGTTATCCCAAACTGTATTTTAGCGGCAATAATATCGATCCGCGGCGGACTACCGAGATCATCGAGCAGCTGCAGGCCGATGCCGCCTGTTCCTTGTATGATTTAACCACCAGGCCTTACCGGGTGATGCTGATTGTTATTTCCAAATCAGGCGCAACCTTGGATACCATGGCCGCTTTTATGGTTATTTATGAAGCTTTGCAACAGCTGCCGCAGATTAGCGTGGAAGTAGTTGCCGTAACCGGGCCGGCTGCCGGCGGGGCGCCTTCATTGCTGGGCCGGCTGGCGGCTGAGTATGACTGGCCGGCGTTCCAGGTCCCGGATGGCGTCGGCGGACGGTTCAGCGTTTTTTCCGAAGTTGGCTTAATCACAGCTGCCTGCATCGGCTTTGATATTGATCAGTTCCTGGCCGGAGCCCGGTCGATGGATGAAGCCTGCCAGTCCGGGGAACTGTGGCGTAACCCGGCCCTGCTGAATGCGGCGTTAAAATATATCTCAGCAGTGAAATACGGGCGGAGCTGTGAAGTTTTTATGCCCTATGCCGATTATTTAAAGTCAGTGGCCGAATGGTATGTTCAGCTGCTGGCCGAATCGCTGGGCAAACGGTTTGATAAGGATGGCGGCCTGAAATTCTATGGCCGCACGCCGGTCGTTGCTGTCGGAACTACCGACATGCATGCCCAGACCCAATTGCATCAGGACGGCCCCAGAGATAAAGTAATCCAGTTTGTGGCGATTGGCGAGTGGAATAATGATCCGGTGATACCGGATGCTTTTCCTAAGGCCGCAGGTCTTTCCGCACTTGCGGGGATCGGCATGAGCGCCGCGCTGGAAGTTGCCCGGTCCGCCAATGCCGAGGCTTTGGCGCGGGATTGCCGCTTTAACGCGACAATTGTTTTGCCGCGTCTCAGCGCTTTTTATTTGGGGCAGCTGTTGTATATGCTGGCCTTGTCGGTCGCTTATGAGGGGGAACTGGCCAACGTGGACGCGTTTGATCAGCCCGGAGTTGAAGCCTATAAGCGCTTGATGGGACCCAGCCTGAAGCAGTTAAAACTGACGTCCAAAAGATAA
- a CDS encoding phosphomannomutase: MQLLRNAFKAYDIRGKVPEELNEEMAYRIGRAFVAIFKAGKVAVGHDIRLSGPLLRAALVRGLTEAGCDVVDIGVCGTEQIYFATAHWQLDGGIMITASHNPQEYNGMKLVQAGARPVSGDSGLKELEEAVIAGAFPTVPTAAGQVSRREILPEYIRHLLGYVDKAALKPLKVVVNAGNGAAGPVIDALERQLPFTFVKVNHEPDGNFPNGIPNPLLVENREATAKVVRETGADIGIAWDGDFDRCFLFDETGAFIEGYYLVGFLAQAFLRKHPGAKIVHDPRLTWNTIEVVTKAGGIPIQNKTGHAFMKERLRREDAVYGGEMSAHHYFRDFAYCDSGMIPWLLVLEIVSLSGKPLSQLLRERVACYPVSGEINRQVAEPAAVIRKLEEIYAPAALVVDYTDGVSIELADWRFNVRMSNTEPVLRLNVESRCDERLMREKTAELLALIRETRV, translated from the coding sequence ATGCAATTGTTACGCAATGCCTTTAAGGCTTATGATATTCGCGGCAAGGTGCCGGAAGAACTCAATGAGGAAATGGCTTACCGGATTGGCCGGGCGTTTGTGGCTATTTTCAAGGCCGGAAAAGTGGCTGTCGGTCATGATATCCGACTGTCCGGCCCGCTGCTGCGGGCGGCTTTGGTCAGAGGCCTGACCGAAGCGGGCTGTGATGTTGTTGATATTGGGGTATGCGGCACAGAGCAAATTTATTTTGCAACCGCTCACTGGCAGTTAGATGGCGGCATAATGATCACTGCCAGTCATAATCCGCAGGAGTATAACGGCATGAAGCTGGTCCAGGCCGGGGCCCGGCCGGTCAGCGGCGACAGCGGGCTGAAGGAACTGGAGGAAGCGGTGATTGCCGGGGCGTTTCCCACGGTACCCACGGCGGCAGGCCAGGTCAGCCGCCGGGAGATCCTGCCGGAATATATCCGGCATTTGCTGGGGTATGTGGACAAGGCGGCGTTAAAGCCGCTGAAAGTGGTGGTCAATGCCGGCAATGGCGCGGCCGGACCGGTCATTGACGCTTTGGAGCGGCAGCTGCCCTTTACTTTTGTTAAAGTCAATCATGAGCCTGACGGCAATTTTCCCAATGGCATTCCCAACCCTTTGCTGGTCGAGAACCGGGAAGCTACGGCTAAAGTGGTGCGTGAAACGGGAGCCGATATTGGAATTGCCTGGGACGGCGATTTTGACCGCTGCTTCTTATTTGATGAAACCGGCGCTTTCATTGAGGGCTATTATCTGGTGGGTTTTCTGGCGCAGGCTTTTTTACGCAAACATCCCGGCGCGAAAATCGTTCATGATCCCCGTCTGACCTGGAACACGATTGAGGTTGTCACCAAGGCGGGCGGTATTCCCATTCAGAACAAAACCGGTCATGCGTTTATGAAGGAACGGCTGCGCCGGGAGGATGCCGTATATGGCGGGGAGATGTCGGCCCATCACTATTTCCGCGATTTTGCCTATTGCGACAGCGGTATGATTCCCTGGCTGCTGGTACTGGAGATCGTGAGCCTGTCCGGCAAACCGCTTTCTCAATTGCTGCGGGAAAGGGTAGCCTGCTATCCGGTCAGCGGCGAAATCAACCGTCAGGTAGCGGAACCCGCCGCAGTGATCAGGAAGCTGGAAGAAATTTATGCCCCGGCGGCGCTGGTTGTTGATTACACCGACGGGGTCAGTATTGAATTGGCCGACTGGCGGTTTAATGTCCGCATGTCCAACACCGAACCGGTATTGCGCTTGAATGTGGAATCACGCTGCGATGAACGGCTGATGCGGGAAAAGACGGCCGAGCTGCTGGCCTTGATTCGGGAGACGCGGGTTTAG
- the galU gene encoding UTP--glucose-1-phosphate uridylyltransferase GalU produces the protein MSKSQKIRKAIIPAAGLGTRFLPATKAQPKEMLPIVDKPAIQYIVEEAIQSGIEEILIITGRNKRAIEDHFDRSVELELQLKKQGKYDLLGLVEEISKVTIHYVRQKEAKGLGHAVLCAKQFVGNDPFAVLLGDDIVDAAVPCLKQLIDVYEDYPGTILGVQEVPKAKVASYGIVNPKPVKHNLWQAVNLVEKPAVDEAPSLLAVLGRYIIEPDIFPLLEQTEPGLGGEIQLTDALCRLAAVSPVYAYHFYGRRYDVGDKQGYLEATVEYALKRPDLREAFLKYLLKTVGPLVGNEQAAAAVTDEWPEKEAKQI, from the coding sequence ATGAGTAAAAGTCAGAAAATACGCAAGGCCATTATTCCCGCGGCCGGCCTGGGGACGAGGTTTCTGCCGGCAACCAAGGCGCAGCCCAAGGAAATGCTGCCAATTGTTGATAAGCCGGCCATCCAGTATATTGTGGAGGAAGCCATCCAGTCCGGTATTGAAGAGATTTTAATCATCACCGGCCGCAACAAGCGGGCGATTGAGGATCATTTTGACCGCTCGGTGGAGTTGGAGTTGCAGCTTAAAAAACAGGGGAAATACGACCTTCTGGGGCTAGTGGAGGAAATATCCAAAGTAACCATTCACTATGTACGGCAAAAGGAGGCCAAGGGACTCGGGCATGCGGTGCTTTGCGCCAAACAGTTTGTCGGCAATGACCCGTTCGCCGTGTTGCTGGGTGATGATATTGTGGATGCTGCTGTGCCCTGCCTGAAGCAGCTGATTGATGTCTATGAGGATTACCCTGGCACTATTTTGGGGGTTCAGGAGGTTCCTAAGGCCAAAGTAGCCAGTTATGGAATTGTGAATCCTAAGCCTGTCAAGCATAACTTATGGCAGGCCGTTAATTTAGTTGAAAAGCCTGCGGTGGATGAAGCGCCTTCGCTCCTGGCGGTCTTGGGCCGGTATATCATTGAACCGGATATTTTTCCGTTATTGGAACAGACTGAGCCGGGGCTGGGCGGGGAAATTCAGCTGACTGACGCTTTGTGCCGTTTGGCTGCCGTCAGTCCGGTGTATGCCTATCATTTTTATGGCCGCCGTTATGATGTCGGCGATAAGCAGGGCTATCTTGAAGCAACCGTGGAATATGCTTTAAAACGGCCGGATCTGCGAGAGGCTTTTTTGAAATATCTGCTCAAAACGGTTGGTCCGCTTGTTGGCAATGAACAGGCCGCAGCGGCTGTCACCGATGAGTGGCCGGAGAAAGAAGCCAAACAAATCTAG
- a CDS encoding mannose-1-phosphate guanylyltransferase/mannose-6-phosphate isomerase: MKIIILAGGGGSRLFPLSRTCYPKQFLNIGNEQSLLVQTVQRFLPLVKPEDIVVITNQGYLHHVKAELAACQAEAAHIVLEPVGRNTAPAIALAVRYCLDELKLDSDEVLLVTPSDHIVQGSKSFIETVRKAAGLAAAGKLVTFGIKPDKPETGYGYIQAGSACQGGYVVQAFQEKPDRATAEKYLAAGNYFWNSGMFAFSIDCIMQELASYQPEIAELAAGGYAGLLADFAALPNISIDYAVAEKSNNVVTVPLTSYWNDIGSWDAIYEVLDKDEQGNAVHGDCMPVDCSNTLMLGRSRLIAGIGLEDLLVVETDDVILVAKKGESQKVKALVEKLRQQGRKEANENTTMYRPWGSYTVLGEGPGYKMKKITVSPGQRLSLQLHYHRSEHWIVTGGAARVTIGEEEKMVHENESVFVPQSTRHRLENPGRIPLEIIEVQNGSYLEEDDIVRFDDIYGRV; this comes from the coding sequence ATGAAGATTATTATTTTGGCCGGCGGGGGCGGCTCACGGCTGTTTCCGCTGTCGCGCACGTGTTATCCCAAACAATTTTTAAATATTGGCAACGAGCAGTCTTTATTGGTGCAAACAGTGCAGCGGTTTCTGCCGCTGGTAAAGCCTGAGGACATTGTGGTAATCACCAACCAGGGTTATTTGCATCATGTCAAAGCTGAATTAGCCGCCTGTCAGGCTGAGGCGGCGCATATTGTACTGGAACCGGTGGGGCGCAATACCGCCCCGGCCATTGCCCTGGCCGTTCGGTATTGCCTGGATGAGTTGAAGCTGGATAGTGACGAGGTATTGCTGGTTACGCCCTCCGACCATATTGTCCAGGGCAGCAAGAGCTTTATCGAAACCGTGCGTAAAGCGGCGGGGCTGGCGGCAGCCGGTAAGCTGGTTACATTCGGAATCAAGCCGGATAAACCGGAAACCGGTTATGGTTATATTCAGGCCGGGTCAGCCTGCCAGGGCGGTTATGTGGTGCAGGCTTTTCAGGAAAAGCCTGACCGGGCGACTGCCGAAAAGTATCTGGCCGCCGGGAACTATTTTTGGAACTCCGGCATGTTTGCGTTTTCCATTGATTGCATTATGCAGGAATTGGCCAGCTATCAGCCGGAAATAGCTGAGCTGGCCGCAGGCGGCTATGCCGGACTGCTGGCTGATTTCGCCGCCCTGCCGAATATTTCCATCGACTATGCGGTGGCGGAAAAATCAAACAATGTGGTAACCGTACCGCTCACTTCCTATTGGAATGATATTGGTTCCTGGGATGCCATTTATGAGGTTCTGGACAAAGATGAGCAGGGCAATGCCGTACACGGTGATTGTATGCCGGTTGATTGTTCCAATACCCTGATGCTGGGCCGCAGCCGCCTGATTGCGGGCATTGGGCTGGAAGACCTGCTGGTGGTGGAGACCGACGATGTGATTTTGGTGGCCAAGAAAGGCGAGTCGCAAAAGGTAAAAGCTCTGGTCGAAAAACTTAGGCAGCAGGGACGCAAGGAAGCCAATGAAAACACCACTATGTATCGCCCGTGGGGCAGTTATACGGTATTGGGCGAGGGTCCGGGCTATAAGATGAAAAAGATTACGGTCAGCCCGGGCCAGCGCTTGAGTCTGCAGCTGCATTATCATCGCAGCGAGCACTGGATTGTAACCGGGGGCGCGGCCAGAGTGACCATTGGCGAAGAAGAGAAAATGGTGCATGAAAACGAGAGTGTGTTTGTGCCGCAGTCGACCAGGCACCGGCTGGAGAATCCGGGCCGGATACCGTTGGAGATCATTGAGGTGCAAAACGGCAGCTATCTGGAAGAAGACGATATTGTCCGGTTTGATGATATTTACGGGCGGGTATAG
- a CDS encoding glycosyltransferase family 2 protein: protein MISIIMLVHNAPLYTAHSLKTLKQAGAEDCELIVLDNASGLKTKKLLTNMQHSGYIDKLVFLNQNTLFAKGNNIAAKLCSANSRYILLLNSDVEIRHKAWLKTLLDLHQRGATAFGVCDDYPYTRGDGYCFLIDRDLYDTYQLDEEFEWWWSVTKLQAELLNAGHRVAAVRNHERLLYHYGGKSGRAWKNSKGMQVEGETVVKWFKANSIMLIDSVATDEQGSIYQPYAPINIWLKLQKFRKSASKRLRSCLKKEN, encoded by the coding sequence GTGATTAGTATCATCATGCTTGTACACAATGCCCCGTTATATACCGCGCACTCTTTGAAGACGCTCAAACAAGCGGGCGCTGAGGATTGCGAGCTGATCGTTTTAGACAATGCGTCCGGGCTGAAAACGAAAAAACTGCTGACAAACATGCAGCATAGCGGCTACATCGATAAATTGGTATTCTTAAATCAAAATACCTTATTTGCTAAGGGCAATAATATTGCCGCCAAACTGTGCAGTGCAAATAGCCGGTATATTCTTTTATTAAATTCCGACGTGGAGATCAGACATAAGGCCTGGTTAAAAACGTTACTGGATCTTCATCAGCGCGGGGCGACCGCTTTCGGGGTATGTGACGATTATCCCTATACCCGGGGCGACGGCTATTGCTTTCTCATCGACCGGGATTTATATGACACGTACCAGCTGGATGAAGAATTTGAGTGGTGGTGGTCTGTCACCAAATTACAGGCGGAATTGCTGAATGCTGGTCATCGGGTGGCGGCCGTGCGCAATCATGAACGGCTCCTGTATCACTACGGCGGCAAGTCCGGCCGGGCCTGGAAGAATTCCAAAGGCATGCAGGTCGAGGGCGAAACGGTCGTAAAGTGGTTTAAGGCAAATAGCATTATGCTGATTGATTCGGTGGCCACGGATGAACAAGGCAGCATTTATCAGCCGTATGCGCCCATTAATATTTGGCTTAAGCTCCAAAAATTCCGGAAAAGCGCTTCAAAACGGTTAAGGAGCTGCTTGAAAAAGGAGAATTAA
- a CDS encoding capsule assembly Wzi family protein has protein sequence MLWKKLLLAGLMTATLSSGVQAAPSDFVSPNVPLSSPLYDYIEKFDGLGYLRSIPDGTKPYSRMQMAQWLTEIQAEVEQRPLPGFLAGMKSELERELAPELQVLAGESSDMSPALKEVRLELSTYDGDSLRYRMNASSGPRAGYQPLNGNNNGYRYGQDGNIIGSALITGKLGEDLAVALEPRFSYDDDQQGDAALTSGYIKTRINGTAVQVGKDPVFWGHGATGSLILGNNMTPLTSIQFSNLEPYTSRGFFRFLGDMNFTALYSELESNRTRLNENEVDNPSFVGLRGTFTPQRNFTFGLSFTSMLGGKGKGLSSGDYGDWLLGRNSDAAEDKWNNIAGLDFKVRVPKWNGIQIYGELYGEDQANYLPSKIAERVGVYVPRLNKDGAWDMKVEYAHTSNWWYGHQLYTNGYVYKGDIIGDPLGHNASQYYIQFGRHLDKDSKISVNANYLTQDRDAAVQQKVKALWLQYETKLRNQVFLDSQLGIARIDNANFTAGSDETNHFAGASVRWLF, from the coding sequence ATGCTGTGGAAAAAGCTGTTGCTTGCCGGTCTGATGACCGCAACCCTGTCGTCAGGCGTCCAGGCTGCGCCGTCTGACTTTGTTTCACCCAATGTGCCATTATCCAGCCCGTTATATGATTATATCGAAAAGTTTGACGGTTTGGGCTATCTCCGGTCAATACCGGATGGCACCAAGCCTTACAGCCGGATGCAGATGGCCCAGTGGCTGACCGAAATTCAGGCTGAGGTGGAGCAGCGCCCCCTGCCCGGATTTTTGGCGGGCATGAAAAGCGAGCTGGAGCGGGAACTGGCTCCGGAACTGCAAGTGCTGGCCGGGGAATCGTCCGATATGTCGCCGGCGCTGAAGGAAGTACGGCTGGAATTGAGTACCTATGACGGTGATTCGCTGCGATACCGTATGAATGCAAGTAGTGGACCCCGAGCCGGCTATCAGCCTCTGAATGGCAATAACAACGGTTATCGTTACGGGCAGGACGGCAATATCATCGGCTCTGCCCTGATTACCGGCAAGCTGGGTGAAGATCTGGCTGTCGCGCTGGAGCCGCGGTTTAGCTATGATGACGATCAGCAGGGCGACGCCGCTCTGACCAGCGGCTATATCAAAACCAGAATTAACGGCACTGCCGTACAGGTGGGTAAAGACCCGGTCTTCTGGGGTCATGGCGCGACTGGTTCTTTAATTTTAGGCAATAACATGACGCCGCTGACCTCCATTCAGTTTTCCAACCTTGAGCCTTATACCAGCCGGGGCTTCTTTCGTTTCCTCGGTGACATGAACTTTACCGCCCTGTATAGCGAGCTGGAAAGCAACCGGACCAGGTTGAACGAGAATGAAGTGGACAACCCTTCGTTTGTGGGCTTGCGGGGCACGTTTACGCCGCAGCGAAACTTTACTTTCGGTTTGTCATTTACGTCCATGCTGGGCGGCAAAGGGAAAGGACTGAGCAGCGGCGATTATGGCGACTGGCTGTTGGGCCGCAATTCCGATGCTGCAGAGGACAAATGGAACAACATTGCCGGGCTGGACTTTAAAGTGCGGGTGCCGAAATGGAATGGCATTCAGATTTATGGCGAGCTGTATGGCGAAGATCAGGCCAACTATCTGCCGTCCAAAATTGCCGAGCGGGTCGGCGTTTATGTCCCCCGGCTGAATAAGGACGGCGCCTGGGATATGAAGGTGGAGTACGCCCATACCAGCAACTGGTGGTATGGACATCAGCTCTATACCAATGGCTATGTTTATAAAGGCGACATCATTGGTGATCCGCTGGGCCATAACGCCAGTCAGTATTATATTCAGTTTGGCCGTCATTTGGACAAGGACAGCAAGATATCGGTCAATGCCAACTATCTTACCCAGGACCGGGATGCGGCGGTCCAGCAGAAGGTCAAAGCTTTATGGCTGCAATATGAGACCAAGCTGCGGAACCAGGTCTTTTTGGACAGCCAGCTTGGCATTGCGCGGATCGATAATGCCAACTTTACCGCTGGCAGCGATGAAACCAATCATTTTGCCGGCGCCAGCGTACGGTGGTTATTTTAA